From a region of the Mercurialis annua linkage group LG1-X, ddMerAnnu1.2, whole genome shotgun sequence genome:
- the LOC126670562 gene encoding uncharacterized protein LOC126670562 translates to MQEFDIEIQDKKGTENVVADHLSRLENPEAIPIGVEINEKFPDEMLMVISEVETPWYSDIANYLSSNIMPPDLSHHQMKKFLSDVKRFLWDGLYLIKIYGDGMIRRTAVRVLESGFFWPTLFRDAKDFGIDFMGPFTVSFGNMYILVGVDYVSKWVEAEALPTNDTKIVLNGEVEVFNCELKRILEKTVNGTRKDWSLKLDDALWAYRTAFKTPLEHKAYWAIKKLNYDFKEACEKRLSQLNELDEFRFDAYDNAKLYKERTKKWHDAHISPKSFEVGAFVFLYNSRLWFFPGKLKSRWSGPFKIRSVANHGALELEK, encoded by the exons ATGCAAGAGTTCGACATCGAGATTCAGGATAAAAAGGGGACGGAGAATGTAGTTGCGGACCACCTCTCTAGGCTTGAGAATCCGGAAGCAATCCCAATCGGAGTGGAGATTAATGAAAAATTCCCGGATGAAATGTTGATGGTAATCTCGGAAGTTGAGACACCTTGGTATTCGGATATAGCTAATTACTTGTCTTCAAATATCATGCCACCGGATCTATCACACCATCAAATGAAGAAATTTTTGagtgatgtgaaacgtttcttGTGGGATGGACTGTATCTCATCAAGATATATGGTGATGGGATGATTCGGAG GACCGCCGTTAGAGTGTTGGAGAGTGGTTTCTTTTGGCCAACACTATTCCGGGATGCTAAGGATTTT GGCATAGACTTTATGGGACCATTTACGGTTTCATTTGGGAATATGTACATCTTGGTTGGAGTCGACTATGTTTCtaaatgggtagaagcggaggctttacCTACAAACGACACCAAGATAGTCTTGAA TGGCGAAGTGGAGGTCTTCAATTGCGAGTTGAAGCGGATCCTAGAAAAAACGGTGAATGGGACTCGAAAAGATTGGTCTCTCAAGTTGGATGATGCCTTATGGGCCTACCGCACGGCATTTAAGACACCACTCG AACACAAGGCTTATTGGGcgattaaaaagttgaattatGACTTCAAGGAGGCGTGTGAGAAGCGTTTGTCGCAACTCAATGAGTTGGATGAATTCCGATTCGATGCTTATGATAATGCCAAGCTTTACAAAGAGAGAACAAAGAAatggcatgatgctcacatttcGCCGAAATCTTTTGAGGTAGGAGCCTTTGTGTTCTTGTACAATTCAAGGTTGTGGTTCTTTCCCGGAAAATTGAAATCTCGGTGGAGTGGACCTTTCAAGATTCGGAGCGTGGCGAATCATGGTGCCTTGGAACTTGAAAAATAA
- the LOC126670577 gene encoding uncharacterized protein LOC126670577, giving the protein MNNEGYNYKEEERFNPLIEGGEQQQYPPAPPLGNANRQTQQHRPRDDRPQVHQQVHNQQRQTLGEFFLPDVDNATFGCFAMPDPNEHIAKFLGVLNTFKLHGITADQIKLRMFPFSLREKASIWLHSLSNESIHNWRELAQAFLNKYFPHGKTTKLTKDILEFVQFEGESLHEAWERFKDLQRSVPHHRLNREHVIQIFYDGTNVTTRETIDASSGGSLMQKTYEEALDLVEKLAIVSSTWGPIDRRAPPSQKSLMTLDQVREMEAIKETNVSLQAQVDALKKQVAPMQRNALVAYVQVGCEFYGDFNHSGGECLITGQALSEQVNYVGGQRQANDPYSVTYNPGRRNHPNFGWRNQEGQGNAQWSNQAGPSFQRNNRPPQQKGHYQGNPNHGNNYGAFQSRPQEGLPSTIENNPREHLKAIELRSGRNLEKANGKKHVVEEDEPQVVVDITSLSQELPKECEEEVIKVEERYVRPPPFFLKDIITNKRSWDSGTTAPIAEVCSSIILNDLLAKLKDPGSFSIPCTIGNMSSINCLCDLVASINLMPLTLFRALCGDQTVKSTSMVLQLADHSLKRPYGIVEDVLVKVDKFIFPVDFVILDYAVDKECPIILGRSFMNTWRALIDVHGGKLTLRIDEEMVEFIMKKVMRSTIEEEECMRMDLVDEVVEEQLRLNFDRLNDGLEGNLGQKNPVSDEPPAVSEETATATLGTAFPQLSKVTFYSDDHNDEYSEKDEPKPENFIKNEGITPPSSVVPPIVEMKPLPPHLRYAFVGENKTLSIIISAKSSEVQEKRVVQVVKSHVLAMGWQISDI; this is encoded by the exons ATGAACAACGAGGGATATAATTATAAGGAAGAGGAGAGGTTCAATCCTCTAATAGAAGGAGGGGAAcaacaacaatatccacccgcTCCTCCATTAGGGAATGCGAACCGACAAACGCAACAACACCGCCCAAGGGATGATCGACCCCAAGTGCACCAACAAGTGCACAATCAACAAAGGCAAACTTTGGGCGAgtttttcttgccggatgtggataatgctacTTTCGGATGCTTcgcaatgccg GATCCTAATGAGCACATCGCCAAGTTTTTGGGTGTTCTTAACacgttcaagcttcatgggataacggcAGACCAAATTAAGCTTCGGATGTTCCCCTTCTCCTTGAGGGAAAAAGCTAGCATATGGCTACATTCTCTATCAAATGAGTCTATTCACAATTGGAGGGAGTTAGCTCAAGCCTTCCTCAACAAGTACTTTCCCCATGGCAAGACTACAAAGTTAACCAAAGACATACTCGAGTTTGTCCAATTCGAAGGGGAGTCACTTCATGAAGCATGGGAACGCTTCAAGGATCTACAAAGAAGTGTTCCTCATCATCGGCTTAATAGAGAGCACGTCATTCAAATATTCTACGATGGGACAAATGTTACTACTAGGGAAACTATTGATGCGTCATCGGGAGGATCCTTAATGCAAAAGACTTATGAAGAAGCTCTTGACCTGGTTGAGAAATTGGCCATAGTTAGTAGTACATGGGGTCCTATAGATAGAAGAGCACCGCCCAGTCAAAAGTCACTCatgactcttgatcaagtgAGGGAGATGGAGGCCATAAAAGAAACAAATGTTTCGCTCCAAGCTCAAGTGGATGCTCTCAAGAAACAAGTCGCTCCTATGCAAAGAAATGCTCTggtggcttatgttcaagtCGGTTGTGAATTTTATGGTGATTTTAACCATTCGGGAGGAGAGTGCCTAATTACGGGGCAAGCCTTGAGTGAGCAAGTGAACTATGTTGGGGGACAAAGGCAAGCTAATGATCCTTATTCCGTCACCTACAACCCCGGACggaggaatcatccaaatttcgggtggagaaatcaagaaggGCAAGGAAATGCTCAATGGTCTAATCAAGCGGGTCCAAGCTTCCAAAGAAACAATAGGCCTCCACAACAAAAAGGTCACTATCAAGGAAACCCAAACCATGGGAACAATTATGGTGCTTTCCAAA GTAGACCGCAAGAGGGATTGCCCTCTACTATAGAGAACAACCCAAGGGAGCACCTTAAAGCGATAGAGCTTCGGAGTGGGAGGAACTTAGAAAAAGCCAATGGCAAGAAACATGTTGTAGAGGAGGATGAACCTCAAGTGGTTGTTGACATAACAAGCTTAAGTCAAGAGTTACCAAAAGAATGTGAGGAAGAGGTTATCAAGGTTGAAGAGCGTTATGTGAGGCcgccaccgttt TTCTTGAAGGACATCATTACCAACAAACGAAGTTGGGATAGTGGCACAACGGCTCCCATTGCAGAAGTGTGTAGCTCAATCATTTTGAATGATCTACTGGCTAAGTtgaaggacccagggagtttttctataccttgcactataggCAATATGAGTTCTATAAATTGCTTATGTGATCTTGTTGCTAGTATTAATCTTATGCCTCTAACTCTTTTCAGGGCGTTATGTGGAGATCAAACCGTGAAGagcacctcgatggtactccaacTAGCGGATCATTCATTGAAGAGGCCTTATGGGATTGTTGAGGATGTTCTTGTGAAAGTTGATAAGTTTATATTTCCGGTTGACTTTGTTATTTTGGACTATGCGGTGGATAAGGAATGCCCAATTATCTTAGGGCGGTCCTTTATGAATACCTGGAGAGCTTTGATTGATGTCCATGGTGGGAAATTGACTTTGAGAATTGATGAAGAAATGGTTGAGTTTATCATGAAGAAAGTCATGAGGAGTACCATCGAGGAGGAAGAATGTATGCGGATGGATTTGGTTGATGAAGTGGTTGAGGAGCAACTAAGATTGAACTTTGACAGGCTTAATGATGGCTTGGAAGGGAATTTGGGGCAGAAAAAT CCTGTTTCGGACGAACCACCTGCTGTTTCGGAAGAAACAGCCACTGCAACACTTGGGACTGCTTTTCCTCAACTTTCGAAGGTTACTTTCTACTCTGATGATCATAATGATGAATATTCAGAAAAGGATGAGCCAAAACCAgagaattttattaaaaatgaggGAATCACTCCTCCTTCCTCTGTTGTGCCACCAATCGTGGAAATGAAACCATTGCCACCACATCTTCGGTATGCCTTTGTTGGGGAAAACAAAACTCTCTCGATCATCATTTCCGCTAAGTCATCGGAAGTTCAAGAGAAGCGAGTGGTTCAAGTGGTAAAGAGTCATGTGTTAGCCATGGGATGGCAAATTTCCGACATTTGA